The Vitis vinifera cultivar Pinot Noir 40024 chromosome 12, ASM3070453v1 genome has a segment encoding these proteins:
- the LOC100260926 gene encoding HVA22-like protein f produces the protein MGFPGAVFRFLDALIGPTCMLLFPLYASVRAIETPSTLDDQQWLTYWILYSFITLFELSCWQILAWLPFWSYMKLLFCLWLVLPIFNGAAYIYDHFVRKYVKVGGTVSSSYPESQRKVLLMMTPDARRSVEYYISKHGPEAFERVVKAAEKEARKR, from the exons ATGGGTTTCCCCGGAGCGGTTTTCAGATTTTTGGATGCATTAATCGG GCCAACCTGCATGcttctttttccttt ATACGCATCGGTACGAGCAATCGAGACTCCTTCCACGCTGGATGATCAGCAGTGGCTGACATACTGGATTTTGTACTCGTTTATCACATTGTTTGAACTATCCTGTTGGCAAATCCTTGCCTG GCTTCCATTTTGGTCGTACATGAAGCTCCTATTCTGTCTGTGGTTAGTGTTGCCAATTTTCAATGGGGCAGCTTATATATATGATCATTTCGTGAGGAAGTATGTGAAGGTTGGGGGTACTGTCAGCTCCAGTTATCCTGAGAGCCAGAGGAAGGTTCTCCTCATGATGACCCCCGATGCCAGGAGGTCGGTAGAGTACTACATCTCAAAGCATGGACCCGAGGCTTTTGAAAGGGTCGTCAAAGCT GCTGAAAAGGAAGCCAGGAAGCGATGA